The Xanthomonas sontii genome contains a region encoding:
- a CDS encoding diguanylate cyclase domain-containing protein has translation MSDFAAYRRLAPQGRRPRVLIVDDQPINIHALHELLRDACEVSMALDGTRALALCQQQPPDLVLLDVMMPELDGLQVCRRLKADPATADIPVVFVTGQDAPEDEVAALEAGGADFISKPVQPVVVRARVQNHLIMKLQSDLLREVALLDGLTGVANRRRFDDALATHWQACLREGKPCGALMIDVDYFKRYNDHYGHQLGDGCLRAVAQALAGCVLRPHDLLARYGGEEFVALLPGSDADGVREVAQRMLQRVAELQLAHDASLVGPCVSISLGGAVAVPQADASAAQLLAQADAQLYLAKQGGRARACVG, from the coding sequence ATGAGCGATTTCGCTGCCTACCGACGCCTCGCCCCGCAGGGACGGCGCCCGCGCGTGCTGATCGTGGACGACCAGCCGATCAACATCCACGCGCTGCACGAACTGCTGCGCGACGCCTGCGAGGTCAGCATGGCGCTGGATGGCACGCGTGCACTGGCCTTGTGCCAGCAGCAGCCGCCGGACCTGGTGCTGCTGGACGTGATGATGCCGGAGCTGGACGGCCTGCAGGTCTGCCGCCGGCTCAAGGCCGACCCGGCGACCGCGGACATCCCGGTGGTGTTCGTCACCGGGCAGGATGCGCCGGAGGACGAGGTCGCCGCGCTGGAAGCCGGCGGCGCCGATTTCATCAGCAAGCCGGTGCAGCCGGTGGTAGTGCGGGCGCGGGTGCAGAACCATCTGATCATGAAGCTGCAGAGCGACCTGCTGCGCGAAGTCGCGTTGCTGGATGGGCTGACCGGGGTGGCCAATCGCCGCCGTTTCGACGACGCCCTGGCCACGCACTGGCAGGCCTGCCTGCGCGAAGGCAAGCCCTGCGGGGCGCTGATGATCGACGTGGACTACTTCAAGCGCTACAACGATCACTATGGTCATCAGCTCGGCGATGGCTGCCTGCGCGCCGTCGCCCAGGCGCTGGCCGGTTGCGTGCTGCGTCCGCACGATCTGCTGGCCCGCTATGGCGGCGAGGAGTTCGTGGCGTTGCTGCCGGGCAGCGATGCCGACGGCGTGCGCGAAGTGGCGCAGCGCATGCTGCAGCGGGTCGCCGAGCTGCAGCTGGCGCACGACGCCTCGCTGGTGGGGCCCTGCGTGAGCATCAGCCTGGGCGGCGCGGTGGCGGTCCCCCAGGCGGACGCCAGCGCCGCACAACTGCTGGCGCAAGCCGACGCGCAGTTGTATCTGGCCAAGCAGGGCGGTCGCGCGCGGGCCTGCGTGGGGTGA